The following coding sequences are from one Candidatus Eisenbacteria bacterium window:
- the nadB gene encoding L-aspartate oxidase produces the protein MAVQTEVLVIGSGIAGLTCALQCAAFGPVAVITKDRLPESSSQYAQGGIASVWSPEDSFQSHTEDTLVAGAGLCHRDVVETVVREGPARVRDLIALGTNFDVRGDQEDREYDLGREGGHSHRRILHALDATGHEIIRALSEAVRAHPAIRIFENHLAIDLLLDRSGPTHECWGAYVFDLSTRAVHRFTARATVLCTGGAGKVYLYTSNPDVATGDGLAMAYRAGATVANMEFFQFHPTCLYHPDAKSFLLTEALRGEGAVLRRPNGEPFMAQYDERAELAPRDIVARAIDHEMKARGFECVYLDISHKPADWIRDRFPTVHERCLRFGFDLTKGPVPVVPAAHYVCGGLSTDLDARTSIPRLYAAGEVACTGLHGANRLASNSLLEGLVFGYRAGRHALGRLREDRRQPPALRPWDPGHAVDSNESVVVHQNWDEIRRFMWNYVGIVRSDRRLERARKRITLLQDEIRAYYWDFLLTSDLVELRNLATVAELIIACALSRKESRGLHYTVDHPDPDPAWTHDTIVRRRDGEEPELLSARS, from the coding sequence GTGGCGGTCCAGACGGAAGTCCTCGTCATCGGCAGTGGCATAGCCGGTCTCACGTGCGCGCTCCAGTGCGCGGCATTCGGCCCCGTCGCCGTCATCACGAAGGACCGCCTGCCGGAGAGCTCGAGCCAGTACGCGCAAGGCGGCATCGCGTCGGTCTGGAGCCCCGAAGACAGCTTCCAATCGCACACCGAGGACACTCTCGTCGCCGGGGCCGGCCTCTGTCACCGCGACGTCGTCGAAACGGTCGTGCGCGAGGGCCCGGCACGCGTGCGCGATCTGATCGCGCTCGGCACGAACTTCGACGTGCGTGGGGACCAGGAGGATCGCGAGTACGACCTCGGGCGCGAGGGCGGCCATTCGCACCGCCGGATCCTGCACGCTCTCGACGCGACCGGGCACGAGATCATCCGCGCGCTCTCGGAGGCGGTGCGTGCGCACCCCGCCATCCGGATCTTCGAGAACCATCTCGCGATCGACCTGCTGCTCGACCGCTCGGGACCGACGCACGAATGCTGGGGCGCGTACGTCTTCGACCTGTCGACCCGTGCCGTGCACCGCTTCACCGCGCGCGCCACGGTCCTCTGCACGGGCGGCGCCGGCAAGGTGTACCTCTACACGTCGAATCCCGACGTCGCGACGGGGGATGGCCTCGCAATGGCCTATCGGGCGGGCGCGACGGTCGCGAACATGGAGTTCTTCCAGTTCCACCCGACGTGCCTCTACCACCCGGACGCCAAATCGTTCCTGCTGACGGAAGCGCTCCGCGGCGAGGGTGCCGTCCTGCGCCGTCCGAACGGCGAGCCTTTCATGGCGCAGTACGACGAACGCGCCGAGCTCGCACCGCGCGACATCGTGGCCCGCGCGATCGACCATGAGATGAAGGCGCGCGGCTTCGAGTGCGTGTACCTCGACATCAGCCACAAGCCGGCCGACTGGATCCGCGACCGCTTCCCGACCGTCCACGAGCGCTGCCTGCGCTTCGGGTTCGATCTGACCAAGGGCCCGGTTCCGGTCGTCCCCGCCGCGCACTACGTGTGCGGCGGTCTCTCGACCGACCTCGACGCCCGCACGTCGATCCCGCGGCTGTACGCCGCCGGCGAGGTCGCGTGCACGGGGCTCCACGGCGCGAACCGTCTGGCGTCGAACTCGCTCCTGGAAGGCCTCGTGTTCGGCTACCGTGCTGGACGCCACGCGCTCGGCCGCCTGCGCGAGGACCGCCGCCAACCGCCGGCGCTTCGCCCGTGGGATCCCGGTCATGCCGTCGACAGCAACGAGTCCGTCGTCGTGCACCAGAACTGGGACGAGATCCGGCGCTTCATGTGGAACTACGTGGGCATCGTGCGCAGCGACCGGCGCCTCGAGCGCGCCCGCAAGCGCATCACCCTCCTCCAGGACGAGATCCGCGCCTACTATTGGGACTTCCTGCTGACGAGCGACCTCGTCGAGCTGCGAAACCTCGCCACCGTGGCCGAGCTCATCATCGCCTGCGCCCTCAGCCGCAAGGAGAGTCGTGGCCTGCACTACACGGTCGACCACCCGGACCCCGATCCCGCCTGGACCCACGACACGATCGTGCGGCGCCGCGACGGCGAGGAGCCCGAGCTGCTGTCCGCGCGCAGCTAG